The Kogia breviceps isolate mKogBre1 chromosome 4, mKogBre1 haplotype 1, whole genome shotgun sequence genome window below encodes:
- the LYL1 gene encoding protein lyl-1, with amino-acid sequence MCPPEAQAEVGPTMTEKAKMVCAPSPVPAPPPKPASPGPPKAEEVDHGGSSPPRLPPGVPVISLGHTRPAGAAMATTELSTLRPPLLQLSTLGTAPAPLALHYHPHPFLNSLYIGPAGPFSIFPSSRLKRRPSHCELELAEGHQPQKVARRVFTNSRERWRQQNVNGAFAELRKLLPTHPPDRKLSKNEVLRLAMKYIGFLVRLLRDQAAALAAGSAPPGPRRRPAHRALDDGARRGPCRRAEVVARPQPAPPGGPDGSPGGAGRPIKTEKAAVSPEVR; translated from the exons ATGTGCCCGCCCGAGGCCCAGGCAGAGGTGGGCCCCACCATGACCGAGAAGGCCAAGATGGTGTGTGCCCCCAGTCCAGTGCCTGCCCCGCCCCCAAAGCCTGCCTCGCCTGGGCCCCCAAAGGCGGAGGAGGTGGACCACGGAGGCTCCTCGCCACCCAGGCTGCCCCCTGGCGTGCCAGTCATCAGCCTGGGCCACACCAGGCCCGCAGGGGCAGCCATGGCCACCACGGAACTAAGCACCCTCCGTCCCCCGCTGCTGCAACTCTCCACCCTGGGAACCGCCCCGGCGCCCCTGGCCCTGCATTACCACCCTCACCCCTTCCTCAACAG CCTCTACATTGGGCCGGCAGGACCTTTCAGCATCTTCCCCAGCAGCCGGCTGAAGCGGAGACCAAGCCATTGCGAGCTGGAGCTGGCTGAGG GGCACCAGCCCCAGAAGGTGGCCCGGCGCGTGTTCACCAACAGTCGGGAGCGCTGGCGGCAGCAGAACGTGAACGGCGCTTTCGCCGAGCTCAGGAAACTGCTGCCAACGCACCCGCCCGACCGGAAGCTGAGCAAGAACGAGGTGCTCCGCCTGGCCATGAAATACATTGGCTTCCTGGTGCGGCTGCTGCGCGACCAGGCAGCGGCTCTGGCCGCAGGCTCCGCCCCTCCAGGGCCCCGCAGACGGCCGGCGCACCGAGCCCTGGACGACGGCGCCCGCCGCGGGCCTTGTCGCAGGGCCGAGGTGGTGGCGCGCCCGCAGCCCGCGCCCCCAGGCGGCCCCGATGGCAGCCCCGGCGGGGCGGGCCGACCCATCAAGACAGAAAAAGCGGCTGTGAGTCCGGAGGTGCGATGA